The DNA segment TGGTTTTCACTCTGTCTTTAGATAGAGCGCTTTCTAGACTGGCTAGCACCCGCTTCTTATGCTCATTGTTCATCATATCGATAAAGTCGATAATGATAATTCCGCCTAAATTACGCAGACGTAATTGCCTTGCGATCGCATGAGTCGCTTCGAGGTTGGTATTAAAAATCGTTTCAGCAAGATTACGATGACCAACAAATGCGCCAGTATTGATATCGACTGTGGTCATGGCTTCAGTTTGATCAATGATCAGGTAGCCGCCAGATTTAAGCTCAACTTTACGCCCAAGTGCGCGCTGCACTTCATTCTCGACATCATATAGATCGAAAATCGGGATCGGTCCATTGTAGTGATCTAGCTTATCGGCGATCTCCGGCATGAACTCTTGCGCAAACTGCTGTAGCTCTTCATAGGTTTGGGCGGAGTCGACCTGAATTTGGTCCAGCTCTGTACCCACAAAGTCACGCACGATACGCACAGGCAAGGCGAGATCTTGATATAACAAAGACACGCCACGACGCTTACGACGTTCACTGACTTTAGCCCAGACGCGCCTTAAGAATCCGGCATCTTGCACTAGCTCATCTTCACCGGCACTTTCTGCTGCGGTGCGAATAATAAAACCGCCATCATCATCGACAAATGGCTGAGTAATTTTTTTCAAGCGGGCCCGTACTTCTTCCGACTCAATACGCTGCGATACGCCAACGTGACTAGAGCCAGGCATGAAAACCAAGTAACGAGATGGCAGAGTGATATCTGTAGTTAAACGCGCGCCTTTAGTGCCTAATGGGTCTTTAACCACTTGCACCATGATGTCTTGCCCTTGCCTAACAAGCTCGGCGATATCACGCACGACAAAGTTGCCTTTTTCAACATCGGCTACACATTCGGTATGTGGCACAATATCTGAAGCGTGCAAAAATGCCGCCTTATCGAGGCCGATATCAACAAAAGCGGCCTGCATACCGGGTAGTACACGGCTAACCTTGCCTTTATAAATATTACCAACCAAGCCCCGCTTCATGCGGCGCTCAATATGGACTTCCTGCAACACCCCATGCTCAACTAATGCTACTCGAGCTTCTGTAGGTGTTACATTAATTAAGAGTTCAGAGCCTATTTTTTTCTGCACTCTGTTCTGCGCGAATCGACTTCTACTCACAACTCACCCCACTTAGGGAAATAGCTAATTTAAAAAGGATTTGGCGTAGATTGTGATCTCGCTAAGCGGGGATTAAATACCGGTTAGCGAGCTAAAGTCTGCAAAGAATGATGTTTTATAGCTTGGCAATTAAGGCCTATTTATTACTGTTCTTTATGACTATAAAACTTGCATCTCACACAATAACGCACGGGTTTCTACCAAAGGTAACCCGACTACCGCAGAATAACTTCCCTCGATAGCTTCAACAAAACTTCCACCCAATCCTTGGATCCCATAGGCACCCGCTTTATCCATCGGCTCACCCGTTGCGATATAAGCTAAAATATCAGCCTCAGATAACTGACAAAACTGCACCTTGGTTTTAACCAAGCGACTCACTGTCTTAATGCCATCGGTTAACGCTACGGCCGTCATCACTTGATGCTGTAACCCTGAAAGACTCGCCAATATTAGCGCCGCATCGGCTTCATCCTTTGGTTTGCCTAAAATGGTCTCACCCTGCACAACGATGGTGTCAGAACCAAGAACCACGGCTTGCTTATTCGCGCCACTTTCCACGCCATATAGGGCTAACCCAGCTA comes from the Shewanella halifaxensis HAW-EB4 genome and includes:
- the rng gene encoding ribonuclease G, with the protein product MGSELLINVTPTEARVALVEHGVLQEVHIERRMKRGLVGNIYKGKVSRVLPGMQAAFVDIGLDKAAFLHASDIVPHTECVADVEKGNFVVRDIAELVRQGQDIMVQVVKDPLGTKGARLTTDITLPSRYLVFMPGSSHVGVSQRIESEEVRARLKKITQPFVDDDGGFIIRTAAESAGEDELVQDAGFLRRVWAKVSERRKRRGVSLLYQDLALPVRIVRDFVGTELDQIQVDSAQTYEELQQFAQEFMPEIADKLDHYNGPIPIFDLYDVENEVQRALGRKVELKSGGYLIIDQTEAMTTVDINTGAFVGHRNLAETIFNTNLEATHAIARQLRLRNLGGIIIIDFIDMMNNEHKKRVLASLESALSKDRVKTNISGFSGLGLVEMTRKRTRESLEHVLCGECPACLGTGNLKTVETVSYEIFREIIRLNRGYDADEFLVYCSPNVYQSLKGDESHLLGELEVYIGKRVRLQNEPMYAQNKFDVVIM
- a CDS encoding Maf family protein, whose amino-acid sequence is MKLVLASGSPRRKELLGQLAFLNTNSAAPFEFEILAADIDESHQAGESAEAFVLRLAEEKALAGLALYGVESGANKQAVVLGSDTIVVQGETILGKPKDEADAALILASLSGLQHQVMTAVALTDGIKTVSRLVKTKVQFCQLSEADILAYIATGEPMDKAGAYGIQGLGGSFVEAIEGSYSAVVGLPLVETRALLCEMQVL